The following proteins come from a genomic window of Campylobacter concisus:
- a CDS encoding TRAP transporter permease → MNEVKDNEEQFVEVKTREINSNFYNYFIAIVCFSWSIFQLYIAYFPLNTNISRSVHLAFAVGLVFLLYPVTFHKKAHSSLPFYDLVFCVVGVIAVLYPAVYFYELADRTGDYITQDIVISFLAIIVLLEAGRRVMGPALPIICILFLIYDHFGPYMPDIIAHQGASFEKIAGHMFLTTEGIFGVPIGVSVSFIYLFVLFGSLLERAGAGQYFINLAFSLLGKYRGGPAKASVIASGLTGMVSGSSTANVVTVGTFTIPLMKKAGLSRTKAGAIEVAAGVNGQLMPPIMGAAAFIIAEFLGMTYTNVMMAAVIPAFACYLSLFFIVHLESVKLGLKGINQSEFHSRFKIFVSGLHYITPILILLYTLLIAKESAIAAAFNAIGFLFLIMIFQEPVKKLASGEKVGINDVLIGFEDIFWAMVAAAKSMTTIAIATALAGIIVGSISLTGLGQVLSDLVELLAGDNIVMILLLTAMMSLILGMGLPTTANYIVVSSLVAPVILFLAHKNGFLIPAIAVHLFVFYFGILADDTPPVGIAAYAAAGIAKANPITVGVQGFFYDLRTAILPFAFFFNNKLMLIESVNEGDPLDSKGIVWMSNPLEILLVFGMAIVGMFAFSSLLQGYYVTKLRIWERILLIPVVPLALVPNICAKFNLIPNEYTAYIVAAVLYGFVFMTQWGIKDKPLNQIKII, encoded by the coding sequence ATGAACGAAGTCAAAGACAACGAAGAACAATTTGTCGAAGTAAAAACAAGGGAGATAAATAGCAATTTTTACAACTATTTCATTGCGATCGTATGCTTTTCTTGGTCAATTTTTCAGCTTTATATAGCTTATTTTCCGCTAAATACTAACATTTCACGCTCGGTGCACCTAGCCTTTGCGGTTGGTCTTGTATTTTTGCTTTATCCAGTCACTTTTCATAAAAAGGCACATTCTAGTTTGCCATTTTACGATCTGGTCTTTTGTGTGGTAGGCGTTATTGCCGTGCTTTATCCAGCGGTTTATTTTTATGAGTTAGCTGATAGGACAGGGGACTACATCACGCAAGATATTGTCATATCGTTTCTAGCGATCATTGTCTTGCTTGAGGCTGGCAGGCGCGTAATGGGGCCAGCACTTCCAATTATTTGTATATTATTTTTGATATATGATCACTTTGGCCCTTATATGCCAGACATCATCGCTCATCAAGGTGCCAGCTTTGAAAAGATCGCAGGCCATATGTTTTTGACGACTGAGGGCATCTTTGGTGTGCCTATCGGAGTTAGCGTTAGTTTTATCTATCTTTTTGTTCTTTTTGGCTCATTGCTTGAGCGAGCAGGTGCTGGGCAATATTTCATAAATTTAGCCTTCTCGCTTCTTGGAAAATATAGAGGCGGCCCAGCTAAGGCTTCAGTTATCGCAAGTGGCCTAACTGGCATGGTTTCAGGAAGCTCCACTGCAAATGTTGTAACAGTTGGTACATTTACTATACCACTTATGAAAAAAGCTGGTCTTTCGCGCACAAAAGCTGGAGCCATTGAGGTCGCTGCTGGCGTAAATGGACAGCTCATGCCTCCGATCATGGGCGCAGCTGCTTTTATCATCGCTGAGTTTTTAGGCATGACATATACAAATGTCATGATGGCGGCGGTTATCCCAGCGTTTGCTTGTTATTTGTCGCTATTTTTTATCGTTCATTTAGAGAGTGTGAAGCTTGGCTTAAAAGGTATAAATCAAAGCGAATTTCACTCAAGATTTAAAATTTTTGTAAGCGGACTTCACTATATAACTCCGATTTTAATTTTGCTTTATACGCTATTAATCGCAAAAGAATCGGCCATCGCTGCGGCATTTAATGCGATTGGATTTTTATTTTTAATAATGATCTTTCAAGAGCCAGTTAAAAAACTAGCAAGTGGCGAAAAAGTTGGAATAAATGATGTGTTAATAGGCTTTGAAGATATATTTTGGGCGATGGTCGCAGCCGCAAAAAGTATGACAACGATCGCTATAGCAACCGCGCTTGCAGGTATCATCGTGGGCTCTATCTCTCTAACTGGCCTTGGCCAAGTACTTTCAGATCTAGTTGAGCTACTTGCTGGTGATAATATAGTTATGATATTGCTTCTTACTGCGATGATGTCACTTATACTAGGAATGGGCCTTCCAACGACGGCAAACTACATCGTAGTTTCAAGCCTTGTGGCACCTGTTATTTTATTTTTGGCGCACAAAAATGGCTTTTTAATCCCAGCCATTGCTGTGCATCTTTTTGTCTTTTACTTTGGAATTTTAGCTGATGACACGCCACCAGTTGGCATCGCAGCTTATGCAGCAGCTGGTATCGCCAAAGCGAATCCTATAACCGTTGGCGTTCAAGGATTCTTTTACGATCTAAGAACGGCGATCTTGCCATTTGCATTTTTCTTTAACAACAAACTTATGCTAATAGAAAGCGTAAATGAGGGCGACCCGCTTGATTCAAAAGGAATAGTCTGGATGAGCAATCCACTTGAAATTTTACTTGTCTTTGGTATGGCGATCGTGGGAATGTTTGCATTTTCAAGCTTACTTCAAGGCTACTATGTCACAAAGCTTAGAATTTGGGAGCGTATTCTTTTGATCCCTGTTGTGCCACTAGCTCTTGTGCCAAATATATGTGCGAAATTTAATCTTATACCAAACGAATACACTGCTTATATCGTAGCTGCTGTACTTTATGGATTTGTTTTTATGACTCAATGGGGCATTAAAGACAAACCACTTAATCAAATAAAAATAATCTAA
- a CDS encoding TAXI family TRAP transporter solute-binding subunit — protein MKTTSLALAGLLLATTLSAKEFISIGTGGMTGTYYPIGGAICRLANKNTNVKCSVQSTGGSVYNVNNVLKKELTFGFVQSDVVYDKFNGTGKFDGAKDENLRSVVAIYPELLAFVVAKDSGLTSDLASFAGKKYNVGNPGSGNEVSTLEVFKAKGFDVSKLGYRGVLTVGECPHALKDKKIDGYSFVVGHPTANITDAATSLPIDILNIEGNEIDNLLKEKPYFAKGVIPKGSYDGVDHDVNTIGVKAVLVTSKDTKDEAVKAVIKAILDNFDEYKTLHPALKSVNKEDLVQGLSAPLHPAAEAAFKEAGILK, from the coding sequence ATGAAAACTACTTCTTTAGCACTTGCTGGCTTGCTTTTAGCAACAACTCTTTCAGCAAAAGAATTTATCAGTATCGGTACTGGCGGCATGACAGGCACTTATTATCCGATAGGTGGAGCGATTTGCCGTTTAGCAAACAAAAATACCAATGTAAAATGCTCAGTCCAATCAACTGGCGGCTCAGTCTACAACGTAAATAACGTCCTCAAAAAAGAGCTTACATTTGGCTTTGTTCAAAGCGACGTCGTCTATGATAAATTTAACGGCACTGGCAAATTTGACGGAGCAAAAGATGAAAATTTACGCTCAGTAGTTGCCATCTATCCAGAGCTTCTTGCATTTGTTGTAGCAAAAGATAGCGGTCTTACAAGTGATCTTGCTTCATTTGCAGGCAAAAAATATAACGTCGGAAACCCAGGCAGTGGCAACGAAGTGAGTACACTTGAAGTCTTTAAAGCAAAAGGCTTTGACGTTTCAAAACTAGGCTACCGCGGTGTTTTAACAGTTGGCGAATGCCCACACGCACTAAAAGATAAAAAGATAGACGGATATAGCTTTGTTGTCGGTCACCCAACTGCAAACATCACTGACGCAGCGACATCTTTGCCTATTGATATCCTAAACATCGAAGGCAATGAGATCGATAACCTTCTTAAAGAAAAACCATACTTTGCAAAAGGTGTGATCCCAAAAGGCTCATATGACGGCGTCGATCACGATGTAAATACTATTGGTGTAAAAGCTGTTTTAGTAACTAGCAAAGATACAAAGGACGAGGCTGTAAAAGCTGTGATAAAAGCTATTTTAGACAACTTTGATGAGTATAAAACTCTTCACCCAGCGCTAAAATCAGTAAACAAAGAAGATCTTGTTCAAGGTCTTTCAGCTCCGCTTCACCCAGCTGCAGAGGCTGCATTTAAAGAGGCTGGTATTTTAAAATAA
- a CDS encoding phosphate ABC transporter substrate-binding protein: MKKSLMLAASMLLLSLNFASGADEKTQVSFSGSSTLAPVIAKISTDFIEKYETWDKVDSSLPNKNITIFVSAGGSGAGVKAVLDHVADFGMLARDIKDSEKAKIKDMKAYTLGIDALCVAVNPENEVIKLKGGNLNKDEIIKIFSGEYKKWSDLDKSLPNDEIVVVTRDLGGGAHEVFQKKIMKDVKVSKNVIQSPSMGALVSKIIENKNAIGYASFGITNQNKGKLIPLNVDGVEPTVKNIVDGKYYISRPLIIVKSGDLSKSEQIFVDVLNSAEGQKTIEKMGFIPVK, encoded by the coding sequence ATGAAAAAATCACTTATGTTGGCCGCTTCTATGCTGCTTTTATCTTTAAATTTCGCTTCAGGTGCGGATGAAAAAACGCAAGTTAGCTTTAGTGGCTCATCTACTCTAGCTCCAGTCATCGCTAAAATTTCAACCGACTTTATCGAAAAGTACGAAACTTGGGACAAAGTTGATAGCTCTTTGCCAAACAAAAATATCACCATCTTTGTCTCAGCTGGTGGCTCTGGTGCTGGCGTAAAAGCCGTGCTTGATCATGTCGCTGACTTTGGCATGCTAGCTCGCGATATAAAAGATAGCGAAAAAGCAAAAATAAAGGATATGAAAGCCTACACGCTTGGCATAGACGCACTTTGCGTGGCTGTAAACCCAGAAAATGAGGTGATAAAGCTAAAGGGCGGGAATTTAAACAAAGATGAGATTATCAAAATTTTCTCAGGCGAGTATAAAAAATGGAGTGATCTTGATAAGTCTCTACCAAATGACGAAATAGTCGTAGTTACAAGAGATCTTGGCGGCGGTGCTCACGAGGTATTTCAAAAAAAGATCATGAAAGATGTCAAAGTTAGTAAAAACGTCATCCAATCACCTTCTATGGGCGCACTTGTTTCAAAAATCATCGAAAATAAAAATGCTATTGGCTACGCATCTTTTGGTATCACAAACCAAAACAAAGGCAAGCTAATACCGCTAAACGTTGACGGTGTGGAGCCAACTGTTAAAAATATAGTTGATGGCAAATACTACATCTCTCGCCCGCTCATCATTGTAAAAAGTGGCGATCTAAGCAAGAGCGAGCAAATTTTTGTTGATGTGTTAAATTCAGCCGAAGGTCAAAAGACTATCGAAAAAATGGGATTTATACCAGTAAAATAG
- the pstC gene encoding phosphate ABC transporter permease subunit PstC, producing MTGQIFKGGVYAFTLLSAMLLLLLVGFLLINSTSFFAEVSLFDFLLNGDWDVSTEPFSFGLFNILIANFAVAFLACIFSFFISLGVTIFICFFASAWLRHVLDWMIRILAGIPSIIYGFFALYTVVKILESGLKMSAGESVLAASLILSVMILPFFTSHLLQSVDLLKQNFKTNSDALGVSTGYFIRKVIFRKSIKASISGFILAFSRAAGETMAVMMVIGNTPLFPHLLSKAQTIPSLIALEMGMSEAGSLHYHALIVSGFVLLVFIFMLNIFIFKFEKNNERF from the coding sequence ATGACAGGGCAAATTTTTAAAGGCGGGGTATATGCTTTCACACTTTTATCCGCCATGCTTTTGCTTTTACTCGTGGGGTTTTTACTGATAAATTCCACGAGTTTTTTTGCAGAAGTAAGCCTTTTTGACTTCTTACTAAATGGCGACTGGGACGTTAGTACAGAGCCTTTTAGCTTTGGGCTGTTTAATATCCTAATCGCAAATTTCGCAGTTGCGTTTTTAGCTTGCATATTTTCATTTTTTATCTCGCTTGGCGTTACTATCTTTATCTGCTTTTTTGCGAGCGCCTGGCTTAGGCACGTGCTAGACTGGATGATACGAATACTAGCTGGCATACCCTCTATCATATATGGATTTTTCGCGCTTTACACGGTTGTAAAAATTTTAGAGTCAGGGCTAAAAATGTCCGCTGGCGAGTCAGTCTTGGCAGCTAGCCTCATCCTTAGCGTCATGATACTGCCCTTTTTTACCTCGCACTTGCTCCAAAGTGTTGATCTGCTAAAGCAAAATTTCAAAACAAACTCAGACGCGCTTGGCGTAAGCACGGGATATTTTATAAGAAAAGTCATTTTTAGAAAATCCATAAAAGCTAGCATTTCAGGCTTTATACTCGCATTCTCAAGGGCAGCTGGCGAGACGATGGCTGTGATGATGGTCATAGGCAACACTCCACTTTTTCCGCACCTGCTCTCAAAAGCTCAGACTATACCATCTCTAATAGCCCTTGAAATGGGCATGAGCGAGGCTGGCAGCCTGCACTACCACGCTCTTATTGTAAGCGGATTTGTCCTGCTTGTTTTTATATTTATGTTAAATATTTTTATCTTTAAATTTGAGAAAAACAATGAACGCTTTTAA
- a CDS encoding PstA family ABC transporter permease, translated as MNAFKDHLVKFYAYLCVFIVVAVMFWIFYFIFANGISQINLDFLTKNPQGLNLGESGGIKDAIIGSFLLMILSMIFSALLGVSCAIYRQIYCTSSTIKLGLKFIIQTMASIPSILLGMFVYGLFIVSLDIPKSLLTASITLALMVFPFVEVSTEKVISQIDEKMLRDSFALGVDKNFMARKLVLPTIRKNIISILILAGSYAIGATAPLLLTGVVFMAKAEGLLSPVMALPFHLHMLLSQSVATQNAYATALVLIFILIILHLLSAVVLFDIGEKIARYFKHKRS; from the coding sequence ATGAACGCTTTTAAAGATCATCTAGTCAAATTTTATGCTTATCTTTGCGTATTTATAGTGGTTGCGGTGATGTTTTGGATATTTTATTTCATCTTTGCAAATGGCATCTCTCAGATAAATTTAGACTTTCTAACTAAAAATCCGCAAGGTTTAAATTTAGGTGAGAGTGGTGGCATAAAAGATGCCATCATAGGCTCATTTTTACTGATGATACTATCTATGATATTTTCTGCGCTCCTTGGCGTTAGCTGTGCCATTTATAGGCAAATTTACTGCACCTCTAGCACGATCAAGCTTGGACTTAAATTTATCATCCAAACGATGGCCTCTATACCTTCTATCTTGCTTGGGATGTTTGTTTATGGGCTTTTTATCGTTAGTCTTGATATCCCAAAGAGCCTACTAACAGCTAGCATTACGCTTGCTTTGATGGTCTTTCCATTTGTGGAAGTTAGCACAGAAAAGGTGATCTCGCAGATAGATGAAAAGATGTTAAGAGATAGCTTCGCGCTTGGCGTTGATAAAAATTTCATGGCCAGAAAGCTAGTTTTGCCAACTATTAGAAAAAATATCATATCTATCTTGATACTTGCTGGCAGCTACGCCATAGGGGCTACTGCACCGCTACTTTTAACAGGGGTTGTCTTCATGGCAAAGGCTGAGGGCCTGCTCTCGCCAGTCATGGCGCTACCTTTTCACCTGCACATGCTCCTAAGCCAGTCAGTCGCAACGCAAAATGCCTACGCCACGGCACTTGTGCTTATATTTATACTTATCATTTTGCACCTGCTTTCAGCCGTAGTTTTATTTGATATAGGAGAGAAAATTGCCAGATATTTTAAACATAAAAGATCTTAG
- a CDS encoding phosphate ABC transporter ATP-binding protein, with amino-acid sequence MPDILNIKDLSIFYQDNEILKDLNLNIAQNEIICLMGSSGCGKSTFLSALNGFLEQKGGRYSGEILFKGENIKNKGEIWLRRKLAILFQDATLFPFSVERNLTYAMEFYEGSIKDKQKRVEELLKSVNLLDEISDLYIPASKLSGGQKQRLCIARMLTTKPEMLMLDEPCSSLDMKNVLIIEELLKSLSQKYTIIITTHNEEQAKRLGGRIVRIVDKKFVF; translated from the coding sequence TTGCCAGATATTTTAAACATAAAAGATCTTAGTATCTTTTACCAAGACAATGAAATTTTAAAAGATCTAAATTTAAACATCGCTCAAAACGAGATCATCTGCCTAATGGGAAGCTCAGGATGTGGCAAATCGACATTTCTTTCAGCGCTAAATGGCTTTTTGGAGCAAAAAGGCGGCAGATATAGCGGAGAAATTTTATTTAAAGGCGAAAATATCAAAAATAAGGGCGAAATTTGGCTAAGAAGGAAGCTAGCCATACTCTTTCAAGACGCCACACTCTTTCCCTTTAGCGTCGAAAGAAATTTGACCTATGCGATGGAATTTTACGAGGGCAGCATAAAAGACAAGCAAAAAAGAGTAGAGGAACTGCTTAAAAGCGTAAATTTACTAGATGAGATAAGTGACCTTTATATACCAGCTAGCAAACTTTCCGGCGGTCAAAAGCAAAGACTTTGCATCGCAAGGATGCTAACTACAAAGCCAGAAATGCTCATGCTTGACGAGCCTTGCTCATCGCTTGATATGAAAAATGTCTTGATAATAGAGGAGCTCTTAAAAAGCTTGTCGCAAAAATATACGATCATCATCACCACACACAACGAAGAGCAGGCAAAAAGGCTTGGCGGCAGGATAGTCCGCATCGTAGATAAGAAATTTGTATTTTAA
- a CDS encoding carbon-nitrogen hydrolase: MKVALLQQEFKGTKEATIAKTLELIAEAKKGGADLVVCQELHQTQYFCQSEDTNFFDHANDWQEDVAFWGKVAKENGVVLVTSLFEKRADGLYHNTAFVFERDGSVAGKYRKMHIPDDPGFYEKFYFTPGDIGFEPIETSLGKLGVLVCWDQWYPEAARLMALKGAKILIYPTAIGWFEGDSEDEKSRQLEAWVAVQRGHSVANGLPVVAVNRVGFEKDDSGVMDGIKFWGNSFVFGPQGEELFRANSTDELCKIVEIDMKRSEEVRRIWPFLRDRRIDAYANITKRFID, from the coding sequence ATGAAAGTAGCACTACTTCAACAAGAATTTAAAGGGACAAAAGAGGCGACTATCGCAAAGACACTCGAGCTAATCGCTGAGGCAAAAAAAGGAGGTGCCGATCTCGTGGTCTGTCAAGAGCTGCACCAGACGCAGTACTTTTGCCAAAGCGAGGATACAAATTTCTTTGATCACGCAAACGACTGGCAAGAAGATGTTGCTTTTTGGGGCAAGGTGGCTAAGGAAAACGGCGTGGTTTTAGTCACTTCACTCTTTGAAAAGAGAGCTGACGGACTTTATCACAACACCGCCTTTGTCTTCGAGCGTGACGGCAGCGTAGCTGGCAAATACCGAAAAATGCACATCCCTGATGATCCTGGATTTTACGAGAAATTTTATTTCACGCCTGGTGATATCGGTTTTGAGCCTATTGAAACTAGCCTTGGCAAGCTTGGCGTTTTGGTCTGCTGGGATCAGTGGTACCCAGAGGCAGCTAGGCTGATGGCGCTAAAAGGGGCAAAAATTCTTATCTATCCAACGGCTATTGGCTGGTTTGAGGGCGATAGCGAGGATGAAAAGTCAAGACAGCTTGAAGCGTGGGTGGCAGTGCAAAGAGGCCACAGCGTGGCAAATGGCCTGCCAGTGGTCGCAGTAAATCGTGTGGGCTTTGAAAAAGATGATAGCGGCGTGATGGATGGGATCAAATTTTGGGGAAATAGTTTTGTTTTTGGGCCACAAGGCGAGGAGCTTTTCCGTGCAAATAGCACAGATGAGCTATGTAAGATCGTAGAAATTGATATGAAAAGAAGCGAAGAAGTGCGCAGAATTTGGCCATTTTTAAGAGACCGCAGGATAGATGCCTACGCAAATATCACAAAGAGATTTATCGACTAA
- a CDS encoding cation diffusion facilitator family transporter, whose protein sequence is MGSPFDYEFNRINKQECTQGENKAVIAAGACAFLLALVKFAAGLFSGSVAVLGSAIDSMLDFIVSLLNLFALRKSRKQADERFNFGYTKLEALAALFECVIIVVAAGYIFYESIKKFSEPNLEIDLDLSLGVMVFSVVVTLCLVLFLNQISKKSGNLIIKADALHYKIDLFSNLAVIISLLIIKFSGFVMIDAIFGIVISGYIAQSAINLGKDAFGILLDHAASPEVIDEIIKMIKAKERISDFHYLSTRQSANTIFLTLHLVFDKDISLYDAHEVADSLEAEIREKFRDYSWQITTHLDPYNDKEGK, encoded by the coding sequence TTGGGAAGTCCGTTTGATTATGAGTTTAACCGCATAAATAAGCAAGAGTGCACGCAGGGCGAAAATAAGGCCGTTATCGCAGCTGGAGCTTGCGCCTTTTTGCTCGCACTTGTGAAATTTGCAGCTGGACTTTTTAGCGGCTCAGTCGCTGTACTTGGCTCGGCGATTGACTCGATGCTTGATTTTATCGTTTCGCTTTTAAATTTATTTGCGCTTAGAAAGTCAAGAAAGCAAGCCGATGAGAGATTTAACTTTGGCTACACAAAGCTAGAGGCCTTGGCAGCGCTATTTGAGTGTGTCATCATCGTCGTGGCTGCTGGATATATTTTTTATGAGAGTATTAAAAAATTTAGTGAGCCAAATTTAGAGATAGACCTTGATTTAAGCCTTGGTGTGATGGTATTTTCGGTAGTTGTGACGTTATGTTTGGTGCTATTTTTAAACCAAATTTCTAAAAAAAGCGGAAACCTTATCATAAAAGCAGACGCACTGCACTATAAGATCGACCTTTTTAGCAACCTAGCAGTCATCATCTCGCTACTTATCATTAAATTTAGCGGCTTTGTGATGATAGATGCGATCTTTGGTATCGTGATAAGTGGCTACATCGCTCAAAGCGCTATAAATTTAGGTAAAGACGCCTTTGGTATCTTGTTAGATCACGCAGCAAGCCCTGAAGTCATAGATGAGATCATCAAGATGATAAAGGCAAAAGAGAGGATTTCAGACTTTCACTACCTAAGCACGAGACAGAGCGCAAATACCATATTTTTAACGCTGCATTTAGTTTTTGACAAAGATATCTCGCTTTACGACGCGCACGAAGTGGCCGACTCGCTTGAAGCTGAGATAAGAGAAAAATTTAGGGATTATTCGTGGCAGATAACCACACATTTAGACCCATATAACGACAAAGAAGGGAAATGA
- a CDS encoding agmatine deiminase family protein has translation MRAYAEWEEQELLFLSLPHSNSDWEPYLEEILASYEELVAAVTPFQKVVLICPNEANFARFKKFKNVEFVKLDTDDTWIRDYGMIDVYDGSSVKSYDFKFNAWGGKFKSSKDNAINLELAKIYKTKLEQVDMILEGGSVEFNGDGVLLTTSKCLLNENRNKALSKEQIEEKLKSLFGLKRIIWLENGFIKGDDTDSHIDTLARFITPDTIAYAACDDKSDEHFDELKKMEDELKKTGFKLLALPLPKPKFYEGKRLGCTYANFIFINGALIVPTYNDENDEKVLNLLAQALPDRKIIGVNSLVFVRQNGSLHCSSQNRYKRS, from the coding sequence GTGAGAGCGTACGCAGAGTGGGAAGAGCAGGAGCTTTTATTTTTATCGCTGCCGCATAGTAATAGCGACTGGGAGCCCTATTTAGAGGAGATTTTGGCGAGCTATGAGGAGCTTGTGGCTGCTGTTACACCGTTTCAAAAAGTGGTGCTCATCTGCCCCAATGAGGCAAATTTTGCTAGGTTTAAGAAATTTAAAAATGTAGAGTTTGTTAAGCTTGATACTGATGATACTTGGATCAGAGACTACGGTATGATCGACGTTTACGATGGCTCTAGCGTAAAGAGCTACGACTTTAAATTTAACGCTTGGGGCGGTAAATTTAAGAGCTCAAAAGATAATGCAATAAATTTAGAGCTAGCTAAAATTTACAAAACCAAGCTTGAGCAAGTTGATATGATACTAGAGGGTGGAAGTGTCGAGTTTAACGGAGATGGCGTGCTTTTAACCACCTCAAAATGTCTGCTAAATGAAAATAGAAACAAAGCACTTAGTAAAGAGCAGATCGAAGAAAAACTAAAGAGCTTATTTGGCTTAAAGCGCATTATATGGCTTGAAAATGGCTTTATAAAAGGCGATGACACAGATAGCCACATTGACACTTTAGCTCGCTTTATCACGCCTGATACTATCGCTTACGCAGCTTGCGATGACAAGAGCGATGAACACTTTGATGAGCTTAAAAAGATGGAGGATGAGCTTAAAAAAACTGGCTTTAAGCTACTTGCTCTGCCGCTTCCTAAGCCTAAATTTTATGAGGGCAAAAGGCTTGGCTGCACCTATGCAAATTTTATCTTTATAAATGGTGCGCTAATCGTGCCAACATATAACGACGAAAACGACGAAAAGGTGCTAAATTTACTAGCTCAGGCACTGCCAGATAGAAAGATCATCGGTGTAAATTCGCTAGTTTTTGTCCGTCAAAATGGCTCGCTTCACTGCTCAAGCCAAAATAGATACAAAAGGTCTTAG
- a CDS encoding CBU_0592 family membrane protein produces the protein MIDLFQIIGFLGMICIVMGYFLLQIGRLNSRDLAYQIINLAGAVLLIISLFVHFNLGSFLIEVFWIIITIYGIYKIYKERA, from the coding sequence TTGATCGATCTTTTTCAGATCATCGGCTTTTTGGGGATGATTTGCATCGTGATGGGCTACTTTTTACTTCAGATCGGCCGCCTAAATAGCCGCGATCTAGCCTATCAGATAATAAATTTAGCAGGTGCGGTGCTACTCATCATCTCGCTTTTTGTGCACTTTAACCTCGGTTCATTTTTGATAGAGGTCTTTTGGATAATCATTACGATTTATGGAATTTATAAAATTTACAAGGAGAGAGCGTGA
- a CDS encoding amino acid ABC transporter permease: MDFEFIEKFYPLYVKAGVLTCEIAFLGIVFSILIGIFCMAVKFYKLKFLSKVIDCYVELSRNTPLLIQLFFLYYGLPKLGVSMSGFACAVAGLSFLGGSYMSESFRLGFEAVRKSQIEAGLSIALSKNQLLRYVILPQAFSVAVPSISANIIFLLKETSIVSIVALADLVYVAKDLIGLYYKTDEALFMLVISYLIIILPVSLVLSYVEKRVRNARS, from the coding sequence ATGGATTTTGAGTTTATTGAGAAATTTTATCCGCTTTATGTTAAGGCCGGAGTGCTTACCTGTGAGATCGCCTTTTTAGGGATCGTTTTTTCTATTTTGATCGGTATTTTTTGTATGGCCGTGAAATTTTACAAGCTAAAATTTCTATCAAAAGTGATTGACTGCTACGTTGAGCTCTCAAGAAATACACCACTTCTTATACAGCTTTTCTTTTTATATTATGGCTTGCCAAAGCTTGGGGTGTCGATGAGTGGCTTTGCCTGTGCGGTCGCGGGACTTAGCTTTCTTGGTGGTAGCTATATGAGTGAGAGCTTTAGGCTTGGCTTTGAGGCGGTTAGAAAGTCGCAGATAGAAGCAGGACTTAGCATCGCACTTAGCAAAAATCAGCTGCTAAGATATGTTATCTTGCCTCAAGCATTTAGCGTAGCAGTGCCAAGCATCAGTGCAAATATTATCTTTTTACTAAAAGAGACAAGCATCGTTAGCATCGTGGCACTTGCTGATCTAGTTTATGTCGCAAAGGATCTCATTGGGCTTTATTACAAGACAGACGAGGCACTTTTTATGCTAGTAATTAGCTATCTCATCATCATTTTGCCAGTCTCGCTGGTGCTTAGCTATGTCGAAAAAAGGGTGAGAAATGCAAGGAGTTAG